In Rhodococcus qingshengii JCM 15477, the sequence CGGCGTCGTGCGCTGCGGGACGCAGGATCTCGGCCGCGAACTCGCGCACGGTCTCGACGATCATCTTCTGGTCGTCGTCGGGGGTCAGATCGAAGTAGTCGGCGTTCTTGCTCGGGTTGTCGGGCAGGCGCTTGGGTGCGCCGTTGCCAGAGACCTTCTGGAATCCTCGAGTGGCGGCACCCAGGGTTTTGAAGCCCGTCTTGGTGCCCTCGTAGGTCACGCGATCGATGGTCTGACGCAGATTGAACTTCTCGGCCAGTTCCGAACCGGTGATCTTGGTAAGCACACGCATGGCTGCGCCCATGGCGTCGCGTTTGATCGGGTTCAGGCCGACGGCGGACGTGTCGCGGGGCGCACCCTTGGCGCCGCCGCGCTGCGCGCCCGATTCGCTGCGCTGAGCGCTCTTGTCGGGGGCAACACTGTCTTGCTTGGTCATGATCACCAGCTGTTTCTCGGTGTTGGGGCGTTGGACGATCCTTATCTTACTCATCAGTAAGGTCTGTTGTCGAGAAACCGCGAAATGATGCGCGTCATAGGCTCGAGGGGTGAACCGGACAGAGGTGCCAGATCGGATACAGCGGTACGTGCGCTACACGCCGTTGGTGGTGGTCCCGTGCCTGTTGATCGCCAGCACGTATCCAGGGGAGTATCGAGTTCCCCTCACCTACTGGATTCTGTCGATGCTGTCGGCGCTCGCCTTCGCCGTCGGCCGTCGATGGCCGGTCTTCGCGTCCCTGGTCATCTCGGCGCTCGCCGTTCCGATGTTGGTCGCCGACGCCTGGGGGCTGTCCGAGCTTGTTCCGTATCTCGGGGCGGTCGCCGTCGTCGACGTCACGATGCGGGCCGAGCGTAGAGAAATGGTTGCCGTATCGGCAGCAGGATGGTGCGGTTCGGTGCTCGCGGGTATCTGGTTCGAATCTCACGAAGCGTTCTGGTCTGTCACGACGGCTGTGAAAGTGCTTGCGTACGTGGGGTTGCCACTGCTGCTCGGGCTGTATCTACGCTCGCAGCGTGAATTGGCCGCGAACAATCTTGCGCAGACCCGCGCTGCGGAGCGCAGTGCGCTCGCCCGCGAACTGCACGACCTGGTTGCGCACCACATGGCATCGATCGTCCTGAGAATCGGCGTGGCTCAACATGTCTTGGCGCCCCAGGACGAGGCCGTGCGTGAGGTCCTCGCGGATGTGCGTGGGACTGCGTCCGATGCGCTGGCCGATATCCGTCGCCTCCTGGTCGCACTTCGTGATCCTTCGCTCGGTGAGGTCGCTCTGGTCGAGCCGGATGCCGTCGAGGCGGAAATCGAGGCGGCGATAGATCGTGTGCGTGCGGCGGGTTTCGAGGTGGAAGCAGTCTTCGATGCCCAGGAGAATGTCGAGTCAGGCGCAGCCGATCTCGACGCGATCGGGAGGCTGACGTTGTTGCGGGTGATTCAGGAATCACTGACCAACGTCATGAAGCATGGCGACAAGAAGGGGCTGGTATCGGTCTCGGTCGGTCGCGAAGACAGCCGGTTGCATGTCAGGGTTGTCAACGACGTCGAGGGATCGCCTCGGAGTGCAGGTCATGGCCTGGTGGGAATGCAGGAGCGTGCGGAGTTGGTCGGCGGCGAGATGACCGCCGGCACCAACAGTGACGGGAAATGGGAAGTGCACGTGAGTATTCCGCTCGTTGTCTCGGGCGATGTCTCGTGATCAGCGTGCTGATCGTCGACGACCAGCGACTTGTGCGCGCCGGTTTGCGGATGCTGTGCGCGGCAGCCGAGGACATGACCGTGGCCGGTGAGGCGTCGAACGGCGTCGAGGCGGTAGCGCTCGCTGCAGAATTGGATCCCGACGTGATTCTGATGGACTTGAGAATGCCCGGACTGGACGGGATCGGCGCCACGCAGCAGATCGTCAAGGCCGGTCGTCGAGCGCGCATCCTCGTGCTGACCACCTTCGACGACGACGATCATCTGTATCCCGCACTCGCCGCGGGGGCTTCGGGATTCTTCGTCAAGGACACCGAACCCGCCGAGTTGCTCGGTGCCATTCGGCGGATCGCCGAGGGCGAGATGGTGTTCACTCCGGAACTTCTCCGCCGCGTTGTGGATCGAGCGGTGATCGGTGGTATCGCAGACACTGCTGCGACGGAGAAGGTTCCGTTGACCGATCGCGAATCGCAGGTCCTCGCGCTGGTGGCAGAAGGGAAGAGCAATCAGGAGATCGCGGACACGCTGCATCTCGGTGTCACCACGGTGAAGACGCACGTGGCGAACCTGATGTCGAAGACCGGTTGCGACAATCGGGTTCGCCTCGCCGTGTACCACTTGCAGAACTTTCAGTGACCGGAGTGCGAACCAGACGAAGGCATCGGCATGTCCATCGGCATGTCCATCTGCATCGGAGCCGCCTTCTGTCCCGGTTCGAGGACGAGGAATTGGCCCATCATCCCTTGGTCCTCGTGCATCAGCAGGTGGCAGTGGAACATGTACGGGAAGGTGGGATCGGTGTACTCGGACCACTGCAGTGCGACGCGAACCCTGCTGCCCGGCGGTGTGTAGACGGTGTCCTTGAGTCCGCGCAAGTGCGGCGGGGGAGTGCGACCGTCGACGTCGAGGATCTGGAACTGGACGTCGTGGACATGGAAATTGTGTGGCCAGTTGTCCTTGTTGGTGATCGTCCACACCTCGGTCGCGCCGACCTCGGCCTCGAAGTCGATGCGGTTCATGTCCATTCGTTGCCCGTTGATCATGTACCACTGCAGATCGAAGGTTCGGGAAACGCTTGCCTTCGACGGATCCAGACGCGGCAGTACGGCCAACTGCGCCGGGAGAGTCGACCGTGACGCGCGGCTGGCAACGCCCCGCAGTTCGAGGATGTCGAAGCGGTCGTTCATGCCGAAGTTCTCGGCGTCGGAGGAACTCACGCCACCGCCGTCCTCGATCGGGAACGACACCAGTGTGGTCGTCGCACCGGGGTCGACGCGAACCACGATCTCGGCTCGTTCGCCGGGGCTGAGCTGAATCCGCTTGATCGCAATAGGTGATTCGAGCAGTCCGCCGTCGGTGGCAATCAGATCGAACGTGCGGTCGTCGGGGAACCCCAGGTTGTAGAGACGGCCGGAAGAGCCGTTCAGAATGCGTAACCGGACGACCCCGGTGGTGACGTCGAGGTAGGCGTCGGAGATGCCGTTGGTGACGATCGTGTCGCCGAGCAGGCCTATGTCGGTCGGATCCGATTCGTCGAAGCTGCCGTCGGCGAGGAATCGACGATCCTGGATGATCAGCGGAACATCGTCGACACCATAGGTTTTGGGGATGTCCAACGCCCGCGTGTCGGCGTCGTCGATCAGGAACAGTCCGGCGAGACCGCGCTGCACGTGCCGTTCGGTGGATCCGTGCGGGTGTGGGTGATACCAGAGCGTCGACGCCGACTGGCCGATCGTCCACGCCGGTTCCCAGCGTCCGCCGGCTTCGATGGTCTGGTGCGGGCCGCCGTCGTATCGGGCGGGCAGATGCATGCCGTGCCAATGGACGGTCGTGGGCTCTGCCAGTGTGTTGTCGATCGTGAATGCGACAGATTCTCCGCGTTCGGCGCGGACGGTCGGCCCCAGAATGGATCCGTTGAAACCCCAAGTGTCGGTGAGTTTTCCCGCGACGATCTCGGTGGTCCCGGCACCGGCACGAAGTGTGAAGTGGCGAACACCGGCGTCGTCGACGGTGGATTCGGCAAGCGGCGGAATCGGTAGCGGACGCGAAGTTCCGGCCACCGCCAACGTGGCGCTCTTCGCTGCCGGGTCGGCGCCGCAGCCCACCGCGAGCCCGAGGGGCGCTGCGGCCAGACCGAACAGAATCGTGCGCCTGGAAATCCGGTTCATCGTTCTCCTGGAAGTAGTGCGTGATCAACTACTTCCAGTCAACGGGCCGAGATGTCGTGCCGAATCCTGCCGGCGGGCCTGTCGGAACTCCTCCCTCGGACCCTTGCGGCGGGTGGGATGTTCTGGTACTCGGGTGTTACCGCAGGCGGGCCAGAACGTCTTCGTGCAGCAGTCCGTTGGTGGCGACCGCGCTGCCGCCGTGCGGACCTGCGCCGCCGTCCAGATCGGTGAACGCGCCGCCGGCCTCACGCACCAATACGTCGAGCGCTGCCAGATCCCACAGGGAAACCTCGGGTTCGGCAGCAATGTCGACGGCGCCTTCGGCCACGAGGCAGTAGGAGAAGAAGTCCCCGTAACCGCGCACGCGCCAGACGTCGTCGGTGAGTTCGACGAACTGATCGCGAATTCCGCGGTCCTTCCACCCCGAGAGGCTCGAGAAGCTCAGGCTCGCTGACTCGCTGCGATCGACGGCGGATACCTGGATCGCCCGCGCATCACTGTCCCCGAAGGAAGTATGTGCACCCAAACCTGTTGCAGCCCACCATCGCCGATTCAGTGCAGGTGCGCTCACGACGCCGATGACCGGGACGCCGTCCTCGAGCAAGCTGATCAGCGTGGCCCACACCGGTACGTTGCGGACGAAGTTCTTGGTCCCGTCGATGGGGTCGACCACCCACTGTCTGCCCTCGAAGACTGCGTCGCCGCCGAATTCCTCGCCGAGTACGGAATCCGCAGGACGATGCTCACCGAGCGTCGCGCGCACTGCTCGCTCGACAGCCAGATCGGCGTCGGAGACGGGGGTGAGGTCCGGCTTGTCGTCCACTCGAAGGTCGAGGGCGCCGAAGCGGGCGCGAGTGATCGCGTCAGCCTCGTCGGCGATACGGAGGGCGAGTGCGAGGTCGGATGCGCGATCGGTCACGGGTACACAACCTACCGGCTCAATCGGGGAGGACCTCGTTCAGCTTTCCGGTTGCGACGTCGAAGACGAATCCGCGTAGGGAGGTCGTCGCGGTGACGAACGGACTGTTCTCGATGCGCTTCAACGACTGACGGACGTCCTCGTCGATGTCGGGAAACGATTCGGCAGCCCAATTTGGTTTGATGCCGATCTCGTCCTGGATGGATCGCTTGAAGTCGTCGTCGGTGAACGTCAGCATTCCGCAGTCGGTGTGGTGGATGAGGATGATCTCGGTAGTTCCCAGCAGACGCTGGCTGATGGCCAGGGATCGGATCTCGTCGTCGGTGACGACTCCACCCGCATTGCGGATGACGTGCGATTCACCTTCCTTGATTCCGAGCACCCGATAGACGTCGATGCGGGCGTCCATGCAGGCGAGTACGGCGACGTGTTTGCTGGGTGGGAGGGGGAGCGGTCCGGTGAACTGCTCGGCGTAGGCGGCGTTGTTCTGCAGGTATTCGTCGGTGACAGTCATCGTTCCAGTAGGTTCCCTCGGAGCGAGGTTGGCAAGGCTTCCAGCCCCGGTGATCCCAATACGTGACGGGCGGCAGGGCCGAGGTCGGCACCCGGTAGCCTTGAGAACCGTGCATCCCGACGTAATTGCAGACCTGAACGCCCTCGACACCACCCTTCGCACCTGCGAATCGGTTGTGGACGTCGAGGAGCTGCGCCGACGCATCGACGAGCTCGAGCACCAGGCAGCCGACCCGGGTCTGTGGAACGACCAGGAACACGCCCAGCAGGTCACCAGCCAGCTCTCCCACGCGCAGGCCGAGCTACGCCGGATCGTGGCACTACGCGAGCGACTCGACGAGATGCCGATCCTCTACGAACTGGCCGAAGACGAAGGCCCCGACGCGGTGGCAGACGCCGACGCCGAGCGCGCGAGCCTGCGAGACGACATCGCGGCGATGGAAGTCAAGACCATGCTCTCGGGCGAGTACGACGAGCGCGACGCGCTCATCAACATCCGCTCCGGTGCCGGCGGTATCGACGCTGCAGACTGGGCCGAGATGCTCATGCGTATGTACATCCGCTGGGCGGAGAAGCACGACTACGGCGTCGAGGTCTACGACACGTCGTACGCCGAAGAAGCCGGACTCAAGAGCGCGACGTTCGCGATCAAAGGCCCGTACACGTACGGCACGTTGTCCGTCGAGATGGGCACCCACCGGCTCGTTCGCATCAGCCCCTTCGACAACCAGGGGCGTCGTCAGACGTCGTTCGCCGAGGTCGAGGTACTGCCGGTCGTCGAGACGACCGACCACATCGAGATCAACGAGAACGACATCCGCGTCGACGTCTACCGCTCGTCCGGTCCCGGCGGCCAGTCGGTCAACACGACGGACTCCGCCGTTCGACTCACGCACATCCCGACGGGAATCGTCGTCACCTGTCAGAACGAGAAGTCGCAGCTCCAGAACAAGGTGTCGGCGATGCGCGTCCTGCAGGCCAAGCTGCTCGCGGTCAAGCGTCAGGAAGAGCGCGCCGAGATGGATGCGCTCAAGGGCGACAGCGGCAGCTCGTGGGGCAACCAGATGCGCTCCTATGTTCTGCATCCGTACCAGATGGTCAAGGACCTGCGTACCGAGTACGAGGTCAACAACCCGTCGGCAGTGCTCGACGGCGACATCGACGGGTTCCTCGAGGCCGGCATCCGCTGGCGCATGAGCGAGAACCAGTCCGCATAGCGTTCGGATACCGAAAGGCACGATGACTTTACTTCGACCTGGGCAGAACCTGCTCGATTGGCTTCAAACCACCGGTTTGTCCGTCCTCATGACCGTGCTCGGGGCGATGATTCTCGCCCGGTTGGTCAGTTGGGGAGGCAACAAGGTCACCGACCAGATCGACTCCAACTATCAGTTGGGCGATGCGCTGGTTCGTTCCGAGGCGACCAA encodes:
- a CDS encoding sensor histidine kinase, which produces MNRTEVPDRIQRYVRYTPLVVVPCLLIASTYPGEYRVPLTYWILSMLSALAFAVGRRWPVFASLVISALAVPMLVADAWGLSELVPYLGAVAVVDVTMRAERREMVAVSAAGWCGSVLAGIWFESHEAFWSVTTAVKVLAYVGLPLLLGLYLRSQRELAANNLAQTRAAERSALARELHDLVAHHMASIVLRIGVAQHVLAPQDEAVREVLADVRGTASDALADIRRLLVALRDPSLGEVALVEPDAVEAEIEAAIDRVRAAGFEVEAVFDAQENVESGAADLDAIGRLTLLRVIQESLTNVMKHGDKKGLVSVSVGREDSRLHVRVVNDVEGSPRSAGHGLVGMQERAELVGGEMTAGTNSDGKWEVHVSIPLVVSGDVS
- a CDS encoding response regulator, giving the protein MISVLIVDDQRLVRAGLRMLCAAAEDMTVAGEASNGVEAVALAAELDPDVILMDLRMPGLDGIGATQQIVKAGRRARILVLTTFDDDDHLYPALAAGASGFFVKDTEPAELLGAIRRIAEGEMVFTPELLRRVVDRAVIGGIADTAATEKVPLTDRESQVLALVAEGKSNQEIADTLHLGVTTVKTHVANLMSKTGCDNRVRLAVYHLQNFQ
- a CDS encoding multicopper oxidase family protein, which codes for MNRISRRTILFGLAAAPLGLAVGCGADPAAKSATLAVAGTSRPLPIPPLAESTVDDAGVRHFTLRAGAGTTEIVAGKLTDTWGFNGSILGPTVRAERGESVAFTIDNTLAEPTTVHWHGMHLPARYDGGPHQTIEAGGRWEPAWTIGQSASTLWYHPHPHGSTERHVQRGLAGLFLIDDADTRALDIPKTYGVDDVPLIIQDRRFLADGSFDESDPTDIGLLGDTIVTNGISDAYLDVTTGVVRLRILNGSSGRLYNLGFPDDRTFDLIATDGGLLESPIAIKRIQLSPGERAEIVVRVDPGATTTLVSFPIEDGGGVSSSDAENFGMNDRFDILELRGVASRASRSTLPAQLAVLPRLDPSKASVSRTFDLQWYMINGQRMDMNRIDFEAEVGATEVWTITNKDNWPHNFHVHDVQFQILDVDGRTPPPHLRGLKDTVYTPPGSRVRVALQWSEYTDPTFPYMFHCHLLMHEDQGMMGQFLVLEPGQKAAPMQMDMPMDMPMPSSGSHSGH
- the hisN gene encoding histidinol-phosphatase gives rise to the protein MTDRASDLALALRIADEADAITRARFGALDLRVDDKPDLTPVSDADLAVERAVRATLGEHRPADSVLGEEFGGDAVFEGRQWVVDPIDGTKNFVRNVPVWATLISLLEDGVPVIGVVSAPALNRRWWAATGLGAHTSFGDSDARAIQVSAVDRSESASLSFSSLSGWKDRGIRDQFVELTDDVWRVRGYGDFFSYCLVAEGAVDIAAEPEVSLWDLAALDVLVREAGGAFTDLDGGAGPHGGSAVATNGLLHEDVLARLR
- a CDS encoding beta-class carbonic anhydrase, which codes for MTVTDEYLQNNAAYAEQFTGPLPLPPSKHVAVLACMDARIDVYRVLGIKEGESHVIRNAGGVVTDDEIRSLAISQRLLGTTEIILIHHTDCGMLTFTDDDFKRSIQDEIGIKPNWAAESFPDIDEDVRQSLKRIENSPFVTATTSLRGFVFDVATGKLNEVLPD
- the prfB gene encoding peptide chain release factor 2, whose product is MHPDVIADLNALDTTLRTCESVVDVEELRRRIDELEHQAADPGLWNDQEHAQQVTSQLSHAQAELRRIVALRERLDEMPILYELAEDEGPDAVADADAERASLRDDIAAMEVKTMLSGEYDERDALINIRSGAGGIDAADWAEMLMRMYIRWAEKHDYGVEVYDTSYAEEAGLKSATFAIKGPYTYGTLSVEMGTHRLVRISPFDNQGRRQTSFAEVEVLPVVETTDHIEINENDIRVDVYRSSGPGGQSVNTTDSAVRLTHIPTGIVVTCQNEKSQLQNKVSAMRVLQAKLLAVKRQEERAEMDALKGDSGSSWGNQMRSYVLHPYQMVKDLRTEYEVNNPSAVLDGDIDGFLEAGIRWRMSENQSA